One Cystobacter fuscus DSM 2262 genomic window carries:
- a CDS encoding ABC transporter permease, with amino-acid sequence MLEVLEALLSSTLEYFPALVFATLGATLCERSGVINVGIEGMMRAGAFCAAVASLSMPTPVGVMMGMLAGAGIAAVHGALCIHWRSDQVVSGMALNLVATAGGTYLLESLYGPNGTPPIQQLTRWHVPGLDAVPLLRVFSGHSALTWLALVLPFAFHALFYRTPFGLRLRAVGDKPHAVATLGLSVPGLRWLAVLGCGLFAGLGGATLSTAVLDRFEQHTPAGLGFMALAAMVFGRWTPLGALLAALFFSAGNALRIGLASSAPGLLNVIPQGFLLALPYLLTLALLGFQGRRTHAPAALGTPYEQESR; translated from the coding sequence GTGCTTGAGGTGTTGGAAGCGCTCCTGTCCTCCACGCTGGAGTACTTCCCGGCGCTGGTCTTCGCCACCCTGGGGGCCACGCTGTGCGAGCGCTCGGGCGTCATCAACGTGGGCATCGAGGGGATGATGCGCGCGGGGGCCTTCTGCGCCGCGGTGGCCTCCCTCTCCATGCCCACCCCCGTGGGGGTGATGATGGGCATGCTCGCGGGCGCGGGCATCGCGGCCGTGCATGGCGCCCTGTGCATCCACTGGCGCTCGGACCAGGTGGTGTCCGGCATGGCCCTCAACCTCGTGGCGACCGCCGGCGGCACCTACCTGCTGGAGTCGCTCTACGGGCCCAACGGCACGCCCCCCATCCAGCAGCTCACGCGCTGGCACGTGCCGGGACTGGACGCGGTGCCGCTCTTGCGCGTCTTCTCCGGGCACTCGGCGCTCACCTGGCTCGCCCTGGTGCTGCCCTTCGCCTTCCACGCCCTCTTCTACCGCACCCCCTTCGGCCTGCGGCTGCGCGCCGTGGGAGACAAGCCCCACGCCGTGGCCACGCTCGGCCTGTCCGTGCCCGGCCTGCGCTGGCTCGCCGTGCTCGGCTGCGGGCTGTTCGCGGGCCTCGGTGGGGCCACGCTGTCCACCGCCGTGCTCGACCGCTTCGAGCAGCACACCCCCGCGGGGCTCGGCTTCATGGCCCTGGCCGCCATGGTGTTCGGCCGGTGGACCCCCCTGGGCGCCCTGCTCGCCGCGCTCTTCTTCTCCGCCGGCAACGCGCTGCGCATCGGCCTGGCCTCCAGCGCCCCCGGCCTCCTGAACGTCATCCCCCAGGGCTTCCTCCTCGCCCTGCCCTACCTGCTGACGCTCGCCCTGCTCGGCTTCCAGGGCCGCCGCACCCACGCCCCCGCCGCCCTGGGCACCCCGTACGAGCAGGAATCCCGCTGA
- a CDS encoding phospho-sugar mutase — translation MDAIELKDKAEAWLRADPDPATVAELREVLVRGDAADLADRFAGDLEFGTAGLRGVMGAGPNRMNRAVVRRTTAGLARYLKATVPDVVRRGVVVGRDGRRLSAELAEDTARVLAAEGIPAHVFPSLVPTPLVAFATLHLNAAAGVMVTASHNPPEYNGFKVYWGNGAQIIPPHDKGIAAEISRVEPANQVRLLAVDEARARGLWHELPDSLGEEYLAAILRLRVHGRGSDSLRIVYTAMHGVGGVWMERALARAGFRHVHVVAEQHQPDGTFPTVRFPNPEEPGAMDLSLATAGRVNADLVLANDPDADRLAVMVRGEDGALRMLTGNEVGVLLGHYVLAQGARQAAGATPHVVTTIVSSTQLGDMARELGAAYDEVLTGFKWIANRSLERERAEGTRFVFGYEEALGYCVGTVTRDKDGVGAALVFADLAAWCEARGTTVAGYLEEIQRRFGLYVSAQRNFTFPGAQGAQVIARIMEGLRASPLSRVGSRTVRAVTDYKKGEKLPPSNVLAFELEGGGRVTARPSGTEPKIKYYFELKETPRPGEPVSAARARAEAQLQQFIDAFLALARERGQPEVTA, via the coding sequence ATGGACGCGATAGAGCTGAAGGACAAGGCGGAGGCATGGCTGCGGGCGGATCCGGACCCGGCCACCGTGGCGGAGCTGCGCGAGGTGCTCGTGCGCGGGGACGCGGCGGACCTGGCGGACCGGTTCGCGGGCGACCTGGAGTTCGGCACCGCGGGCCTGCGGGGCGTCATGGGCGCGGGGCCCAACCGGATGAACCGCGCGGTGGTGCGCCGGACCACCGCGGGCCTGGCGCGCTACCTCAAGGCCACCGTGCCGGACGTCGTCCGCCGCGGCGTGGTGGTGGGGCGCGATGGCCGGCGCTTGAGCGCGGAGCTCGCCGAAGACACCGCGCGCGTGCTCGCCGCCGAGGGCATCCCCGCCCACGTCTTCCCCTCCCTGGTGCCCACGCCGCTCGTCGCCTTCGCCACCCTGCACCTGAATGCCGCCGCGGGCGTCATGGTCACCGCGAGCCACAACCCGCCCGAGTACAACGGCTTCAAGGTCTACTGGGGCAACGGCGCGCAGATCATCCCTCCCCACGACAAGGGGATCGCCGCGGAGATTTCCCGCGTGGAGCCCGCCAACCAGGTGCGGCTGCTCGCGGTGGACGAGGCGCGTGCCCGCGGCCTGTGGCACGAGCTGCCGGACTCGCTCGGCGAGGAGTACCTGGCGGCCATCCTCCGGCTGCGCGTGCATGGGCGCGGTTCGGACTCGCTGCGCATCGTCTACACCGCGATGCACGGGGTGGGCGGCGTGTGGATGGAGCGGGCCCTGGCGCGCGCGGGCTTCCGCCACGTCCACGTGGTGGCCGAGCAGCACCAGCCGGATGGCACCTTTCCCACCGTGCGCTTTCCCAACCCCGAGGAGCCGGGGGCCATGGACTTGTCGCTCGCCACCGCGGGGCGCGTGAACGCGGACCTGGTTCTCGCCAATGACCCGGACGCGGATCGCCTCGCGGTGATGGTGCGCGGGGAGGACGGCGCGCTGCGCATGCTCACCGGCAACGAGGTGGGCGTGCTGCTGGGCCACTACGTGCTCGCGCAGGGGGCCAGGCAGGCCGCTGGTGCCACGCCGCACGTGGTCACCACCATCGTGTCCTCCACGCAGCTCGGCGACATGGCGCGCGAGCTGGGCGCCGCGTACGACGAGGTGCTCACCGGCTTCAAGTGGATCGCCAACCGCTCCCTCGAGCGCGAGCGCGCCGAGGGCACCCGCTTCGTCTTCGGCTACGAGGAGGCGCTCGGCTACTGCGTGGGCACGGTGACGCGGGACAAGGACGGGGTGGGCGCGGCGCTCGTGTTCGCGGACCTGGCCGCCTGGTGCGAGGCACGGGGCACCACGGTGGCCGGCTACCTGGAGGAGATCCAGCGCCGCTTCGGCCTCTACGTGAGCGCCCAGCGCAACTTCACCTTCCCGGGCGCCCAGGGCGCGCAGGTCATCGCGCGCATCATGGAGGGCCTGCGCGCCTCGCCCCTCTCCCGCGTGGGCTCGCGCACGGTGCGGGCGGTGACGGACTACAAGAAGGGCGAGAAGCTGCCGCCCTCCAACGTGCTCGCCTTCGAGCTGGAGGGGGGGGGACGGGTGACGGCACGGCCCTCGGGGACGGAGCCGAAGATCAAATACTACTTCGAGCTGAAGGAGACGCCCCGTCCGGGCGAGCCGGTGTCCGCCGCGCGCGCCCGGGCGGAGGCCCAGCTCCAACAGTTCATCGACGCCTTCCTCGCGCTGGCGCGCGAGCGGGGGCAGCCGGAGGTCACAGCGTGA
- a CDS encoding ComEC/Rec2 family competence protein has translation MAFARHLFALLLLLAASSGRAAPLKPLSVYFFDVGQGDAALIVSPTGKTVLIDAGPPEADERLVPRVRELVQGPLDLVILTHPHLDHLGGMVRVLQTVRARRFMDPGFDHPSEAYRELLKVMEPRKEQQRQEVVDQVMNPEPNPSNPEAPLTIGLGEGASLSIYWPRAPQQPFLKGTRSDANSNSIVARLTYGGTSFLFMGDAEAETEAALLARPVDLRATVLKVAHHGGRYSSTAPFLAAVRPQAAVISCGVGNEYGHPTAEVLQRLGAQGARVLRTDRDGEVLAVSDGDRVTFTTREGNAPPLVVSGGPAGPSAPLAPPVDVPPRADSPKTQHAAPSPGTGPTRYVGLKGSKVFHREDCATLRRSKTQGRTIYTDRDAALRERRPSEDCKP, from the coding sequence ATGGCATTCGCGCGGCACCTCTTCGCACTGCTCCTCCTGCTCGCCGCCTCCTCGGGCCGGGCCGCCCCCCTCAAACCCCTCTCCGTCTACTTCTTCGACGTGGGCCAGGGGGACGCGGCGCTCATCGTCTCGCCCACCGGGAAGACGGTCCTCATCGACGCGGGCCCCCCCGAGGCCGATGAGCGGCTGGTGCCCCGAGTGCGCGAGCTCGTCCAGGGGCCGTTGGATCTCGTCATCCTCACCCACCCCCACCTGGACCACCTGGGCGGCATGGTGCGGGTCCTCCAGACGGTGAGGGCCCGGCGCTTCATGGATCCGGGCTTCGACCACCCGAGCGAGGCCTACCGCGAGCTGCTGAAGGTGATGGAGCCGAGGAAGGAGCAGCAGAGGCAGGAAGTGGTGGACCAGGTGATGAATCCCGAACCCAATCCGAGCAACCCCGAGGCGCCGCTGACCATCGGGCTGGGCGAGGGCGCGTCGCTCAGCATCTACTGGCCGCGCGCACCCCAGCAGCCCTTCCTGAAGGGCACCCGCTCGGACGCCAACTCCAACTCCATCGTCGCCCGGTTGACCTATGGCGGCACGTCGTTCCTGTTCATGGGGGACGCCGAGGCGGAGACCGAGGCGGCCCTGCTGGCCAGGCCGGTGGACCTGCGCGCCACGGTGCTGAAGGTGGCGCACCACGGGGGCCGCTACTCCTCCACCGCGCCCTTCCTCGCGGCGGTGCGGCCCCAGGCGGCCGTCATCTCCTGTGGCGTGGGCAATGAGTATGGGCACCCCACCGCGGAGGTCCTCCAACGACTCGGGGCCCAGGGAGCGCGCGTGCTGCGCACGGACCGCGACGGAGAGGTGCTCGCGGTGAGCGACGGCGACCGGGTGACCTTCACGACCCGCGAGGGCAATGCCCCGCCCCTCGTCGTCTCCGGTGGACCGGCGGGCCCCTCCGCTCCCCTCGCCCCGCCCGTGGACGTCCCCCCGCGCGCGGACTCCCCGAAGACGCAGCACGCGGCCCCCTCGCCCGGCACGGGCCCGACTCGCTACGTGGGCCTCAAGGGCAGCAAGGTCTTCCACCGTGAGGACTGCGCCACCCTGCGGCGGTCGAAAACGCAGGGGCGCACGATATACACGGATCGCGACGCCGCCCTGCGCGAGCGCCGGCCCTCCGAGGATTGCAAGCCATGA
- a CDS encoding ComEC/Rec2 family competence protein, translating into MSRPLRTFITLLGLWLLGACEKPTAPPPPAAAKAAQATPLRYFGRPADGKLHVYFLDVDQGDATLIVSPTGRTVLVDAGPPSAGAHLANRLPELLTGKLDLVILTHPHVDHYGGLSAALGAVGARRLLEPQLPGTPADYDALLGAIGTSGMEVFSPAPPANAEPLRLPLGGGAELTVLWPRAPTEKLLTGDNPQELNSIVLRLTYQDTSVLLPGDALEKTEQYLLARGAPLPSTLLKVGAHGAATANSAAFLDAVRPRAALVSTGAGSPELAPSRNVLGRLEAMKARVFRTDRDGEVHAVSDGQHFTLTPQRHSAGSGPGESESFEGKLDPAVAERGDAGTPARDAATAAPGKTEVAAASRAQPRGGPASGQGVDIDLDKAPPPTPKTVREERAPSPADGRTRYVASRKSDVYHLPDCPAVKRIKDENRLNFTTREQAASGNTRRPARDCHP; encoded by the coding sequence ATGAGCCGTCCGCTACGGACCTTCATCACCCTGTTGGGCCTGTGGCTCCTCGGAGCCTGCGAGAAGCCCACCGCGCCCCCGCCCCCCGCGGCGGCCAAGGCCGCCCAGGCCACCCCGTTGCGCTACTTCGGCCGGCCGGCCGATGGAAAGCTGCACGTCTACTTCCTCGACGTGGACCAGGGAGACGCCACGCTCATCGTCTCGCCCACCGGGCGCACGGTGCTCGTCGACGCGGGCCCCCCCTCCGCGGGAGCCCACCTGGCCAACCGGCTGCCCGAGCTGCTCACCGGAAAGCTCGATCTGGTCATCCTCACCCACCCCCACGTGGACCATTACGGGGGACTGTCGGCGGCCCTGGGCGCGGTGGGCGCGCGGCGACTGCTCGAGCCGCAACTGCCGGGCACGCCCGCGGACTACGACGCGCTGCTGGGCGCGATCGGCACCAGCGGCATGGAGGTGTTCTCCCCCGCGCCCCCGGCCAACGCCGAGCCGCTGCGCCTGCCCCTGGGCGGAGGCGCGGAGCTGACCGTGCTCTGGCCGCGCGCGCCCACCGAGAAGCTGTTGACCGGAGACAACCCCCAGGAGCTCAACTCCATCGTCCTGCGGCTCACCTACCAGGACACCAGCGTGCTGCTGCCGGGCGACGCCCTGGAGAAGACGGAGCAGTACCTGCTGGCCCGTGGGGCGCCGCTCCCCTCCACGTTGCTCAAGGTGGGAGCCCATGGCGCCGCCACGGCCAACAGTGCCGCGTTCCTCGACGCGGTCCGGCCCCGGGCGGCCCTGGTGTCCACCGGCGCGGGCAGCCCGGAGCTCGCTCCGTCCCGGAACGTGCTCGGACGGCTGGAGGCGATGAAGGCGCGCGTCTTCCGTACCGACCGGGATGGCGAGGTGCACGCCGTGAGCGACGGTCAGCACTTCACCCTCACCCCCCAGCGGCACAGCGCGGGCAGCGGGCCGGGGGAGTCCGAGAGCTTCGAGGGAAAGCTGGACCCGGCCGTGGCGGAGCGGGGTGATGCCGGCACGCCCGCGAGGGACGCGGCAACGGCCGCACCGGGCAAGACCGAGGTGGCGGCCGCCTCCAGAGCACAGCCCCGAGGGGGCCCGGCGAGCGGCCAGGGCGTGGACATCGATCTGGACAAGGCCCCCCCCCCCACGCCGAAGACGGTCCGGGAGGAGCGCGCTCCCTCCCCGGCCGACGGCCGGACGCGCTACGTCGCCAGCCGCAAGAGCGATGTCTACCACCTGCCCGACTGCCCCGCCGTCAAACGCATCAAGGACGAGAACCGGCTCAACTTCACCACCCGCGAGCAGGCGGCCAGCGGCAACACCCGACGGCCCGCCAGGGACTGCCACCCATGA
- a CDS encoding TraR/DksA family transcriptional regulator — translation MTDAQREKFKQKLLELHAELTGKTPARIEPNRTDEGRVGGDEDEQPLNEMLQAIASNRNRNSEAVLKRVLKALGKLRQDPDSFGECEECGDEISPARLEAVPYVEFCVNCQGQRDAPKGGPTRKKLTDYT, via the coding sequence GTGACCGACGCACAGCGCGAGAAGTTCAAGCAGAAGCTGCTGGAGTTGCACGCGGAGCTGACGGGCAAGACGCCCGCGCGCATCGAGCCCAACCGCACCGACGAGGGGCGTGTGGGGGGCGACGAGGACGAGCAGCCGCTCAACGAGATGCTCCAGGCCATCGCCTCCAACCGCAACCGCAACTCGGAGGCCGTGTTGAAGCGCGTGCTCAAGGCGCTGGGCAAGCTGCGCCAGGATCCGGACTCCTTCGGCGAGTGCGAGGAGTGTGGGGATGAGATTTCCCCCGCCCGCCTGGAGGCCGTGCCCTACGTGGAGTTCTGCGTGAACTGCCAGGGGCAGAGGGACGCGCCCAAGGGTGGGCCGACCCGCAAGAAGCTCACCGACTACACCTGA
- the deoC gene encoding deoxyribose-phosphate aldolase: MTEAQHIQRVVEELADFIRKSSPGVPAGNGPSASPASASTPRVVGTAPVPPGTVQGPADLAPFIDHTLLKPEATRDDITRVAHEAVRHGFATVCVNSSHVATVAGILAGSSSVPIAVVGFPLGAALTSAKAHEAREAVREGAREIDMVLNVGALKSRDYALVLQDIAQVVEASRPFPVKVILETGLLTSDEKIAACVLARAAGAAFVKTSTGFGPGGATVEDVALMRRVVGDQVGVKASGGIRSADDALRMLQAGANRLGASASVAIVSGQSSAAKY; this comes from the coding sequence ATGACCGAGGCCCAGCACATCCAGCGCGTCGTCGAGGAGCTCGCCGACTTCATCCGCAAGAGCTCGCCTGGAGTCCCGGCGGGCAACGGTCCGTCGGCGTCCCCCGCGTCCGCCAGCACGCCCCGTGTCGTGGGCACCGCGCCCGTGCCTCCCGGGACGGTGCAGGGCCCCGCGGATCTGGCCCCGTTCATCGACCATACGCTGCTCAAGCCGGAGGCCACGCGCGACGACATCACCCGCGTGGCCCACGAGGCGGTGCGTCATGGCTTCGCCACGGTGTGCGTGAACTCGAGCCACGTGGCCACGGTGGCCGGCATCCTGGCGGGCTCCTCCTCGGTGCCCATCGCCGTGGTGGGCTTTCCCCTGGGCGCGGCGCTCACGAGCGCCAAGGCCCACGAGGCGCGCGAGGCCGTGCGTGAGGGGGCCCGGGAAATCGACATGGTGCTCAACGTGGGCGCGCTCAAGTCGCGTGACTACGCGCTCGTGCTCCAGGACATCGCCCAGGTGGTGGAGGCGAGCCGGCCCTTCCCGGTGAAGGTCATCCTGGAGACGGGGCTGCTCACCAGCGACGAGAAGATCGCCGCCTGTGTGCTGGCCCGGGCCGCGGGCGCCGCGTTCGTGAAGACGTCCACGGGCTTCGGTCCCGGGGGCGCCACCGTGGAGGACGTGGCCCTCATGCGCCGCGTGGTGGGCGACCAGGTGGGCGTGAAGGCCTCCGGCGGCATCCGCTCCGCCGACGACGCCCTGCGCATGCTTCAGGCAGGGGCCAACCGGCTGGGGGCCTCGGCTTCCGTGGCCATCGTCTCCGGCCAGTCCTCCGCCGCGAAGTACTAG
- a CDS encoding DUF3006 domain-containing protein: MKRRAPPKSKVTVDRIEEDVAVLVVDGREVRRARAELPPGVREGDVLDLETMTVDTAATERLRDEVRQARERALKKAPPPGDFDL, translated from the coding sequence ATGAAGCGACGAGCACCGCCCAAGTCCAAGGTCACCGTGGATCGCATCGAGGAGGACGTGGCCGTGCTCGTGGTGGACGGGCGCGAGGTGCGCCGTGCGCGCGCGGAGCTGCCCCCCGGCGTGCGCGAGGGCGACGTGCTGGACCTGGAGACGATGACGGTGGACACCGCCGCCACCGAGCGCCTGCGCGACGAGGTGCGCCAGGCCCGGGAGCGCGCCCTGAAGAAGGCGCCCCCTCCCGGGGACTTCGACCTGTAG